TTAAATGACTGACTAAAGAATAAAAGGAGACAATTATCGTGCTAAGGATGGCCTTTAGACTTGCAATAGAATGGTAAACTGAGCAAAGCATGCATCTGTATCAATCTGGTGGTAAGCCAGAGTTTCTTATTGCCCAATCCTTTACTAGTGGTATTCAGGAAGGTGGTAAAGATAAATGgggtcagttttttttcttcttttctttttctttcttttttatcaataccCCTCCCCAGTCCCTTGGTCATTGTTGTCCTGGAGGAGCTTAGGAGACaaagactgaggcccaatgcagGGAATTACCCCTGTTTtagacctcagcccttgcctcaacagTCTGCctggtcttttcttttccttttctccatccccttcttctgtccactaaTCGTTAAATCATTTTTACGCTTTTCACCACAAGagtttatcataatgctatacttGCCCCACCCTATCACTGTATTCATTTTGAATATGCCGTTAATGACCTTTTATGCTGACTTGGcagaaaattttcagtaaatttatCAACACCAGTTCCATGAATTagctctaaaaaagaaaaaaagcaacacaGTGAAGTGAATTACAGCAGTCTTAGAAATTTTCTTATCTAAAGACTATTCAAGAAATACCATTCATGAAATACTTTTTAACACCatggatatttttaaaaagagagtaaaaaaatatatatatatatatatatatatatatatatatatatatatatatatatatatatatatatatatatattatatatatatatatatatatatatatatatatatatatatatatatatatatattatatatatattatatatatattatatatatatatatatatatatatatatatatatatatatatatacatatataatgtgtgtacatatacacatacatacatacatacatacaaacatatacacacacacacacacacacacacacacacacacacacacacacacacacacacacacacacacacaccacacacacacacacacacacacacacacatatatacatacacacacatatatttgtacatatatatgtatatatatatatatatatatatatatatatatatatatatatatatatatatatatatatatatatatatatatatatatacaaacacaaacacagtaacgtgtatacaaagatgaaaagagaaacacccacagtagaaaatgaaactaaaccgtaacgtttcaaactcttcacaagttccttttcagacgaataaaaccgaaattttggttttattcgtctgaagaggaactcatgaagagttcaaaacgttacggtttagtttcattttctactgtggctgtttctcttttcatatatatgtacaaatatatgtgtgtatgtatatatatatatatatatatatatatatatatatatatatatatatatatatatatatatatatatatatatatatatttatatataagtaataatatatatatttattatatcatatatatataatatattatatatatatatatatatatatatatatatattatattatatattatatatatatatatatatatattatatatatatatattatatatatatattatattatatatagtatagtgtatattatatattatattatatatataattatatatataaatatatatatatatatatattacttatatatatatattaatatatattatgttagtgtatatatattatatattatatatctatatgatatataatattatatatgatatatatatctatattatatatatatatatatatatatatatatatatatatatcacaaaggtGCTGAAAGAGGTGTCCACTCATAATAGACTTGGTAGGGGAGAGATGGGAATCAAACAGTGCTTGTAAAActattcatatatagaatatgcTTTTTGGATGGGACTGACATTCTCAACGTGTCAAGCACTATTTTTGACACTTAACCAGTCAGCGTCAGATGTCAACTAGTTCATACCAATTACATCATCTTGTGATGTAAACCATCATGTAAGAACTAATACATTCAAATGAGTTCAACATAGTCTCCTGTTCATTAATTGctggtattatttatttactgaaaatttcCTGCCACAtgaacatctaaggtcattaaaTACCAAAATACAGAGATAGTGTGAGGAGGTGCtgtatgacatcaaaggtcatacagtgcgaaaagggttaggaatgagtttATGATTAGGAtaaagttacaggttgaacaACACTAGAGGGCAGtatagtagtgaaaagggtagagaggggggaacTAATGGTGTATAGTAAAAGGTAATGTTATTAGAAGAGGAAGGAGCtaagggagtagggagcattatgataaatCATGGTGTTGAAAATGGcgaaaatgagttaacgattaagaTAAGTGGACAGAATAAGGGGATGAAGATTAGTTGAGGCAAGGCCTAAGGACCAAGGTAGTGGTGATCCCCTACATTATGCCTCAGTCCCCGTATGCTAAGCCGCCCCAcagcaacaacgagcaagggactgGGGGGTAATTGTTGgttatttattgaattattaatatttcctCCCAATCCACTTTCTACCCTATTTCAGTCTCCGTCTTAGTTACTCAATATTTATTTCTATGACCCTACATTCCCCAAGATTTTTATAGTTCCTTCTACAGAATTTCCAAATTGTCCTACTCCTTCCCAACACATCTTCacttttcttcacattttctttGCACAATAATTAAAGCAATTTGTCTTTAATATCTACATCATACTATATACTTAAAGCAAGATAACAGCCATCATTAGGTTAAATAATTAGgctttaaatgttttattatatgaaaatttattctGAAATGATTTACAATAATACCACTGGTTTAGAAAATAACACACTTTCTGTGAACATCAATATATTACACAGTACtcaagtaaataaagaaataaaaggacaATACTGTCATCCCTTTGTCTTTAACATgtcggaggaaaaaaaattaacatcaacATAAATATCATTCACTTTCATAAAtcagcctctctctttcttgcctcaTTTAAAGGAATTTATTTTCACCTTTACGACTAAGTACCAAGGTCACGCTGGCACATCAGGAGGTagtgcttctttttctcttccttgtatGGACTAGAATTGAAGCTTCTTTGCTAAGGAacctgaaaataaaagtaattccaAGTTACTCCAAGACTTTCAATTGAACTGTTATCTACAGTATAAGAACAGCAAAAAAAGAGTATGGTTATCCCTAAAATACAAATGAcagaatttttattttgggattttaaatgtaatagtaatgatacagaGATGTgactatagtttaaaaaaaaagacacacctcCAAAGCCAGACTCTTCAATAATCTTTCGCTTGAGGGACGGTTTTTCTGCCTCACTTCTCTGTCTAATGGttggtgggagaggaagaagaggtccTGGTGTCGGGACAGGCTTATTGCTGGAAAGGAAAGGTGATCTAGAGTAATCCGATGTTTACTGCAATTTGTTGAAGCAAACATAATTGAAATAGATGGAGGTAATGCTCGCAAGAAAATAATCTAATTCAAACATATCAAACAATTACATTTGCAGACTTATTCTcacatcattaaaaaataaataaataaataaacaaaaataaaaataaatacataacaaaaaatatatatattttttttttatgtaaaaggataaaaaatatgtTCATTAAATAATATTCTAATATGCACTGATATTTACCTGAAATACTCCATCTTCAGAGCCTCAGTACAGCTGCATCGTTTCATAGGATTAATAGTGAGCAAAGACCCCAATAGCTGGAGAAGGTCATCACTGGCAGCAGGAAAGAGGTCTCGCAGTGGGGAACCCTCGAAGTGCTTGAATGATACGTAGTCGGGAAGTTTCGTCATGTCCTGGGAAGAGGGTCATGAATTATATAGATATCACTGGAACTCTTGTTACTACTTTTGAGCATGAGGGAGGGTTAGGCATGAAATGATAGGAAGTCATCCCAGATTGTGTGGGTTAAAATGATCCATATATCAAAAGTAACGATAAATAACAGTGACAGATAAAGATTAATAAAGACTAGCAAGTATTCAGAAtaacataagttttttttttccttcttcaataGCTTTTCAGAACAAGGGCAGAATCTAATTTGCAGTCTTGAGCTACATGGGTACAAATATACAGAAccataaaaaatttgaatattcttatttattcaattaattttcaaaaaatatctcTAGAGTGGCACATGAAACTACTAAAcctctaaccacacacacatcaaaactatttttaatatcaaataaCTCATAATTGGATTAAGACCGATATATTAAAATTCAGTAATTAAAATAACCACACACTGAAACCACCCAAAGACAAACCCTaagacaaaaaatggaaaaaaaaatcctcaacaaCAAACCGGCCAGTCGTCATCACCAGGAGTCCCTAGGGCAGTGAAGATCCTGGTAAGCTGGTCTAGATCAGAGTCACCCGGGAAGTAGGGACAGCGAACCAACATCTCCGCCAGGATACAGCCAATCGCCCACATGTCTACCCCTGTGCCGTAGGATCTCGCGCCAAACAGCAACTCTGGACTCCTACAAGTCAGACAGATGTTAAGTTCAGGTACTGTAAAATTTAATCAAGATATCATTCTATGTTTACTTTATCACCCAAGCAGGGTATATTTTATCCTCTGTCCTATTAACATATTCACAACCATTAAAATTTGAGGTGAAGTTTGGAGAGGCTGGGATACATAAGCCAATATAGGTCTATGCCTCAGCAATTAAGTTCTTTCTATCAATACTATCAAGAAAATGAATGTAACAAGTATGCACAACTTCATCAACTTTAAAAACATGTCTTCATCAAGTCttgcaaaacagaaaaataaaatcacaatatcACTAGAAGCAAAATAGATGTTAAGAATAATGGGTTCCAAATTTCACTACTGACTATCTCTGCAATACTTACCTGTACCATCTTGTAACTACTTGATGTGAATACTGTCTGTTGGGAGAGCCAAAGAATCTTGCCAGACCAAAATCTCCTATTTTGAGTATGCCATCTGAATTGACTAGTAGGTTGTTTGGTTTCAGATCCTGCAATTAtatgaaaaggtggaggaggagggcagtgaaaaaaattatgagtACATTAACCATCATTTCAACTTCAAATATGAATACCACAATATAAtaccacaatataaaaaaaaaaaaataaaacactttcaCAGGAAACAGTGCAAGTTTCCTCAAAAATAAGTTTTATGACTTTAATTATTATGAAAAGCTTCAGGAAAACAAGCCCTTTCTTACTCTGTGTAGGATCCAGTGAAGATGCAGGAATTCCAAGCCTTTTAATGTTTGGATCATATATGCTTTGATGTTGGAGGGTGTGAGGATGATGTTGTCTGTGTCCTTGATGATCACCTGTGGTAAACAAATTCATCAATCAACTAATAAAAggtttataaactatataaagaaataattctgGGTACATTTCATAGCTTATTTTGAAAATCAATGATTGTTCTGAACCAtgagactgataataataaaaattacaataatactgctaataataataaagttgaatAATCAACATGAATTAGAATAACAATAACCATTAAAATGATTAAACAAAATtatgaattgtaataataataaaatacttatgAATACACATCAACAGGTTGCCTTAACCATACTCACCTCTAAATCTGTATCCATGAAATCAAACACCAGCGACACATTTGACTTGTAGCCAAAGACATCGAGGAGGCCAATGAGGTTTGGGTGGTGGACCTCCTGCAAGAGCTTGATCTCTCGGAGAGCCGTACGGTTGATGCCATCCCTTGCCTCCTCTCTGCTACCTAGTTTGATCTAAAGGACCCATTAAAAGAGAATGGAATAATCATTAAAACAGATCTATGGAGATGAATggaaataaaagttatataaaattaataaattacatCAACTTACCTTAGTTCTGTGATCATTGcgcatatctattgtatataatatcttaCTTAGTTACTTTTGCTTATAGGAAGAGATATTTTCTTAACCCTTGCCACAAGTGACAGCGATACATATTAATTTCAAAGACAGCAAGGACATACTCCCTTATTCCAGGTGAAATCTTAACATGTATAAAGACTACCTTACATCAAGCCATTAAGGTATCCTGAAGTCAGTTACAGCAACCTATTCTCAACTAACAATGTGCTACCAGTTATATATCCCTGACCCAAAATCAAGGCATGAGCATTTTTATTTCTCACTAAAGTTTCATGCATTTCTGTCTGATCCAAGCCTAGATGATaccaatttaataaaaaattataatagtgagcttataagataagaaaaatcAGACAACTACCATTAATGGAGAAAGTGTGCAATACGTATAGTACATACCTTTTTGACAGCTACTATCTGTTTGGTCTCCACATCAAGAGCCTTATATACAGTGGCAAACTGTAGAGAAAACAcaagaattatataataacagCCTGCAATatctcatattttaaaaaataattatttcaattactaaTATCACGACCTCGACAAAAAAAGATCTTGGACTGGTTCCTAATTATACAATACCTTTGTGCGTCATAAAATCCAAATAAGCAATTCAATATGAACTGCCATACCATCACATAAGAAACACAAAGAAGGCCCATTTACCtcaataatcaaataaatcaaagaataaaaCTTTTCAATTTATACAAGAAAATATCAAAACGTGTGTAACAGGTGTCGCATCAATAATCAAGTTCCTCATATCTTTCACCAACAAAACAACAGACAAATAACCTGTCCTTCTCCCAAGAAATCGATCTTCTCATATCTCTTCaatttttcttctattctaatccttcctttcttctcttgttctacTTCCATCCTGTCTTCCGCTCCTACTTCATGCTTACTGGACAGGGACTACGAGCGCAAAGGTTCCGTGatgtaaacaaaacattttattattcttttttcatttttcgttgtGGGTTTGTGCTTTATTGTTGTCtataagttttttcttttattaaggaaacttttatttgtattcatttgatctctctctctctctctctctctctctctctctctctctctctctctc
The Penaeus monodon isolate SGIC_2016 chromosome 18, NSTDA_Pmon_1, whole genome shotgun sequence genome window above contains:
- the LOC119584296 gene encoding cyclin-dependent kinase 7-like, coding for MEVEQEKKGRIRIEEKLKRYEKIDFLGEGQFATVYKALDVETKQIVAVKKIKLGSREEARDGINRTALREIKLLQEVHHPNLIGLLDVFGYKSNVSLVFDFMDTDLEVIIKDTDNIILTPSNIKAYMIQTLKGLEFLHLHWILHRDLKPNNLLVNSDGILKIGDFGLARFFGSPNRQYSHQVVTRWYRSPELLFGARSYGTGVDMWAIGCILAEMLVRCPYFPGDSDLDQLTRIFTALGTPGDDDWPDMTKLPDYVSFKHFEGSPLRDLFPAASDDLLQLLGSLLTINPMKRCSCTEALKMEYFSNKPVPTPGPLLPLPPTIRQRSEAEKPSLKRKIIEESGFGGSLAKKLQF